The window CCCCGTACTTACAGGGGCACTTCAAGAGCCAGGAATGATCAGCGCCACGTGGCATCGCAGTTCGCGAACTCAAACCTCGATAAATACATCGAGAAAGGGACCTGCTCATCGCCTCGCCCCAAAGAGGTCATCGCGGAGGTCCGGATGCCATACGACGTGTGCTCAACGTCTCTCGACATCACAGCCCGTCGGACCACTCCGCCCCTCTATTCATCTCTCAATGACCCTGTCCCGCCGCGCCTGACACCACTCATTCATCCAATGTGTGCCCCCTCAATCGGCACACCTTCCGAACGGGCCCGACAAATGCCGGACACGAAGGAAGAGCGGCCTCGTGCCCTCCCCTCGTGCCATCGACCCCAGTCTCCGACTCCGCCCTCATCACCCCACGAGCTGGCGACGCTCCACGCGAGGCCCCATCGCCAGAAGCCACGTCGGAGGCACCTCCTGGCGCAGCCCCTGCTCCACCCGAGGTTTGACAGCCACACGCGGCATCGTGGGCAGGAACACCCCGCATCCCATGTGGCGCCGTCCACCGAGCCCCTGCGCCTGAAGTCGCAACGAGGACTCCCGCGACAACCCGCTCAAGGTGAGCCCGTAGCCAATCACCTTCTTCCCAGCGATGGTGACGACCCGCCGACGCCCCACGCTCATCCGGCCCTCGCAGCTCATCTCCCCGAGGAACTTGTGGACGGCGCTCCGGAACGAGGCGTCATCGATCGCATGCTTGAACGTGACGACACGCGCGGACAGCGACGCCGGAGCCTCCAGCGAGAAGACCTTCGGCGCGCCGAGCGTCACCACGCCCTCGGAGATGACGAGCGCCGCGTTCGTCAGCGGCAGGAACAGCGGTACCGCCTCGATGGGACACCGGACGCGCATCGAGCC of the Myxococcus stipitatus genome contains:
- the cas6 gene encoding type I-MYXAN CRISPR-associated protein Cas6/Cmx6 is translated as MSVIDLVFPARGGMVPLDHGYALFSALSHRLPGLHERRDVGLFNLRGTRAEGRSLWVGHGSMRVRCPIEAVPLFLPLTNAALVISEGVVTLGAPKVFSLEAPASLSARVVTFKHAIDDASFRSAVHKFLGEMSCEGRMSVGRRRVVTIAGKKVIGYGLTLSGLSRESSLRLQAQGLGGRRHMGCGVFLPTMPRVAVKPRVEQGLRQEVPPTWLLAMGPRVERRQLVG